The following is a genomic window from Chitinophaga caseinilytica.
GGCTGGGATCGATCTCCACGGATTGCAATTGCGACAGCGGGTGGTTCAGCTCCACGCGGTAGCTGGGCTGCGTCCATTTCCAGCCGTCGTGCACGATGCGCTGCACGCTTTCGTCTTCAGCGGGTTTGATACCGAACATGAGCGTCAGCGGGATGTAATGCAGTTCCTTCCGGCCGTCTTTCATTTCCACCATCAGGTCTATGGGCATGGGGAAATCGCCGGCGTTGCGGATCACGATGATGGTTTTACCGTTGGATTCGTATACACTGTCCAGCCCATAATTGATGTGGCGGGTGGTGTTCATCATGTATTGCAGGTACCAATCCAGCTGCAGGCCGCTTTCCTTTTCCATCACGCGCACGAAATCTTTCGCGTTGGGATGCTTGAAGCGCCAGTCGCGGTAATAGCGGTGCAGGCCCGCGTCGCGGTTGGCCGCGCCGATCACGTAGCCCAGCTGCTCGAGGAACACGGCGCCCTTCGAATAGGAGCTGATGCTATAGCCGAAGTTGGTGTTATAATGATCGGAATGCGTGCTGATCGGCTCCTCGAAGCCACGGCGCACCAGCATGAAATAGTTGTTGTAGCTGCCTTCGTGGTGCCATTTCCCCTTCAGCGAATCGATCGTTTCGCCGATGGTATTGTCTTCCGCGAAAGTGGTGAAACCTTCGTCCATCCAGGGGTACAGGCTTTCATTGGTGGCCAGCATGCCCTGGTACCAGGAGTGCATCCATTCGTGGATGGCCACGCCGTACAGTCCGTCGATCTTACCATTGCCCATGATGAGCGTGGCCATGGGATATTCCATGCCGCCGTCTCCTCCCTGGATGAAGGAATATTGATCCCAGGCATATTCGCCGTAATGTTTTTTGATGTAGGCGTAGGCAGCGGGGATCATCTCCGCCAGCTTCGGCCAGGTTTCGCGGGTGGTTTCGTTTTCGAGGTAGAAGAAGTGGGCGGTGAAGTTGTCCACTTTTTTATTGATGTGTTTGTAATCCGGATCGGCCGCCCACACGAAATCGTGTACGTTCGGCGCGATGAAGTGCCAGGTGAGCGTGTTTCCGGAAGCGCGCGTCACTTTCGCGCCCGGCGTTTCATAACCGTACCCGATCGAATTGGGGTTCTGGAGATAACCGGTACCTGCCAGCACGAATTTCCTGTCGATCGAAATCTTCACATCATAATCTCCCCAAACACCGTAAAATTCCCGGGCGATGTACGGCGTGGGATGCCAGCCTTCATAATCGTATTCGCACATTTTCGGGTACCACTGGGCCATGGAATAATCTACGCCTTCCTTGTTGTTCCGGCCACTGCGGCGGATCTGAACAGGCACCTGCGCCTCGAACTCCATGTCGAAAGTAACGGTGCTGTGCGGAAGGATGGGCTTGTCTAGCTGCACCACGAGGATCGTTTCTTCGGTTTTCCAGGCCTGCTGGCGACCGTCCATTTTGAGCGACAGTACTTTCTGGTAGCCGATCTCGTCGGGTGTGAGCCTGGAAATGCGGTCGGTAACGCGGGCATCCCAGTCGTGGCGGTTATTGCCCTGCGCGTCTTTGCCTACGATCTTCTTGCCCAGCTCCTGGCTGCGCTGGTCCATCATGCTGCCGGGCTGGAACGCGTTCCAGTACAGGTGATAAAACACGCGAAAAAGGGTGTCGGGAGAATTGTTGGTGTATGCCAGCTGCTGTTTGCCGGTAAAGCGATGTGCCTTCACGTCCATCGCGATATCCATTTTGTATTTAACGCGCTGCTGCCAACGGTCGGTTTGCGCGTTGGCGGCGGCGGTGCCCAGCAAAAACAAGACAACCGGGCCAAGTATTCTTTTCATGTTGCCAAAATTGGTAAAGGGACGAAAATAGGGAAAATTCGGGGTAGGAAAACCAGTTTTGGGATGTGCGGCGGCTACCGGCCGTCGAAGTCGGGGAATCTCCAGAAGGCGAAGGAGGCCACCATATTTACTTTGTCGCCTGCTTTTTCGCCGCTGAATATATGGTAAACGAGCAAGGGCGGGGAACCTTCTGCCAGGGTGCGGTGTACGTTCAGCGATTCGTTGGTGTCGGTTTCGTCGTCGATCTGCACGCTCTTAGTGGTATCGAGCAGCAGGAATTTGGTGAGATCGACCACCACTTTCACGGTCTGGCCTTCCTTCTCGATGTTTGCCACTTTGGCTGCCGCGCCCAGCCTGGAGCCGCCGGTAGTTTTGGCAACGAAGAGCGCGCCGTAGCTGCGTTCCAGTATCCTGATCCCGTTCTTGTCGACCAACTTCCAGTCTACGGAATCGAGGTCTTTCTTCAGTGCTTCGTCTGTGGGGAATTCTTTCTCCATGGCGGCTTTCACGGCAGGGAGCTTGTAGAATTCCTCCAGTTTCTTCCGGGCTTCGTCGTCCAGTTTTTCCTGTGCCTTGCGTTCCCTTTCGGCTTTTTCGAAGGCTTCTACTGCTTTGGCTTTTTCATACACGCCGTCTTTTTCCAGGCCTTTCTTGTCGTAGACTTTCTGGGTAGTGCCGCCGCCGGCTTTCCCGTCGGCATGGATGCCAAGGGATTCCTGCAGGTCGTACACCGCGTTGGCGAATTCCTCGCTGCCTGCATCGGTAGCGCCGGGCTGGAATATGTTGGGATCCCATCCGATGGCTTTCTGGTAGCCCTGGTTGGCTTTTTTGGCGTTGTCGTAGTTGATCTTGCGTTTTACGTTTTTGAGGGCTTTGGCCAGGTCGATCTTTTCACCGGCTTTGGCGTTTTCGATACGTCTTTTCAGTTCTTCCGGTTTGAGGCCGGATTTGTTCATGGCTTCCACGATAGTTTTATAGTCTTCCGCGGTCATGGGTTTATCGCCTTGTTCGAACACTTTGTTCAGTTCGGCGAGGATCTCGTCTTTGTGTTCGGCTTCCCATTCCTGGCGGGCTTTCACCCATTTGGGATCGTTGGGATTGATCTTCCCGGCGTTTGCACCGATAGCGCCCACGCCGCCACCGCCGCCTTTGCCTTTCACCATGCGCTTGCATTCCGCCGCTTCCGCGAGGTACGGTTTCAGCGGCGTACCCTCGAGCGTATCGATCATGAAATTATGCAGCTTTTCGCCTACGATCGCGTCCATCAGTGCGGCGGCCGCGGGTTTGGCGATATCGTTCTCGAAATAATCGGTGCGCATCAGCAGGTTGAGCCCCGCTTCGATCCCCAGTTGCGCCACCAGCCCCCAAAGGCAGCCCAGGCCGGGAGGCAGCCCGCACGACGCGATCTGGACGCCTAACCTAACGGCGATCTCCACCTTGCTAAGGATTTCCTGCCATTCGCGGATCTTGTCCACCGTGTCCGTGAACTCTTTGATGGTAGCTTCATGTTTTTCGATCTCCTTGTCGAACTTTTCCTTGAAGCTCATGATCTGGCAACATTGCGGTTGCAGCTCCTTCGTGAGCTCGTCCGCTTTCTCCTCCAGGCCTTTCTCATATTTATTCACGATCACGCCGAGAATGCTGTTCATGCAATTCACGAACGACTGGAACGCGGATGCTATCATTTCCTTGAAAATGGCCGCTGCCAGCCGGATAATAACTTTGGTAGCGGTTTTCTTCCATCCGTCGAACGTGCCTTCCGTTTTCTGGTGTTCCGCCGCTTTCTCGCGATGCTTGCGGAACTTCTCGCGGATCTTGTGGAAAAACTCTTCGATCTTGTCGAACGTTTGCCCGAACTTGAATCGCAATGCGCCGAATATCCTTCCCCGGAAACCGCTCCAGAAGCGGATATCTTTCGCCTGCTTGAATTTTTTGGTCGTGTCGGCGGTGGATTTGATCCCCAGTTTCTTATCTACTTTCCCGCGTTTGAGTACACCTTTCGCTTCTTCTTTCAGGAATTTCTTCGGTTTTTCCTTCCCGCTTTTCCCCGTCACCCAAACCTGCCGTTTATCTTCCCAGGCCTTGCCAGCGGCTTTCCAATCCGTTTTCGGCTCGCCTTGCCGCTGGATGCGTTTGGGGCCGAGCGCGGCGTTCATCGTGGGTTTCTTTTTGCGGAGGTCTTTCAGCAGCGGGTCCAGCTGTTGCAACTGGGCGTCTGCCGCTTCGGGGTAATTCGATTTGGTGTAGGGATGTTGGATAATGAAATACACGGCGATGCCGTGACCCATGTTGTATAGCCAGATGCGTTGCGACGTATCTTTCTTGAGAACAGCGCCTGCGCCGGCCTTGGTGTATTCCGAATCGAACTTGCGATAGTTGAGGGCGTCGGGGATGAGAGGATCGAGGTTCATGGGCGATCCGGAAATGCTCGCGGGCGCGGGGGAGCCCACGTCTTTGTGCACCTGCGCCACAAACGCGGTGAAACCGTTGATGTAATGGCTTTGCTGGTCGAATCCGCCACCGATCGTATCTTTCGATCCCGGGAAATCGAACAGGAACAGGGGCTTGATCTCGCCGATCTGGAACTTGGCGGGGAAGTTGGGCTTCCAGTCCCAGGTATCCGTTTTGGTATCGTATCTCGGGCCGATCTTGATCTGGTTGGAGCGCTGTTTCATTTCAAGGTACTTCACACCGCCTTTCTGGAAACCTTCGTAGCTGTATTTCACCTTGAGGGGAACGTCGTCTTCCCCATGGATCTTCGCCCGCACACCGGAAACAACGTGCCCGTCCGATTTATACAGGTCTGCATATCCCGCGCGGTTGAGCCCAACGCCCGTTCGCGTGGCGCCCGGCACGCCGGCTTCGGTGATCAGGTCGCCGTCTTTCCCGCGCATGACGGTTTGTATTTCGTTGTGCGCCCATTTGCCGAGCCGCTGGATTTTGGGCTGGATGGCGGAGCTGCCGGTTTGCTGCACCACGTGGGTAAGTTCGTGCGCCAGCAGCCGTTTGCCGGAAGACGACCGGCCGTCGAATTTATTCTGGTTGAAGTAAATGTCTGATCCGTGCGTGAAAGCCTGGGCGTTGATGCTCGCCGCGAGGCTGGAGGCATTTGTGCCCTGGTGCACGCGCACATGACTAAAATCCTGCGCAAACCGCTGCTCCATGCCGCTGCGCACGTCTTGCGGCAAGGGTTGCCCACCACCTTTGGTAGACCTGAGCCCGGATTCGAACCCCGCGCCCACGCTCCATGCTCCGCCCGGCGCAGCTTTCGGGCTCACGGTCTCATCTGCCACATCCTTTCCCGGAGTAATGCCCGCCGCTTCGTCGTTCTCCGGCTCTTCCGTGGAAGTGTCTTCTTCCGTCTCCTCTTTCGACGCCTCCCCGATCTTGCATTCATCGCACTCCCGCTGGATCAGATTGCCGCCGGTAACGCTGGAATACGGCGACCGCTGCACTATTTCCTCCTTTTCGCAGGCGTCGCACTTTCTTTGCACAGGCTGGTCGTCGAGCCCGCAGGCCGCACATTTCCGTTGTATCGCATCCCCCGAACCTCCGCTGTACGCCGATCTTTGTACCATATCTTCCTGCTCGCACGATGCACATTTCCGCTGCACCGGCTTTTCCTCCTCCGCTTCACAGGCCGCGCATTTGCGCTGTACCACATCCAACGAACCACCGCCATACGACGATCTTTGTACCATATCTTCGGCATCGCAGGTTGCGCAAGACCGTTGCACCGCCATCGCCGGCGCGCCGGAATATTCCCGCTGCACGAAATCGCCGGCGCCACCACCGGGCATTTCCGGCGGGGCAGACGGGTCGGGCGATCGCATGACCACATCGGCCACGGCATCGGCTTCCCGCTCGTGCGGATCGTCTGGCGGGCTCACTTCCAGCTTCGCCTGCACGGGCATGCCGCCGAAGAACGGACGCTCTTCGTGGCCGGTGCTTTCCGCGCGTTCCTGCGCAGGCTGGTTGCCGGGATGTACTTGCCCGATATGCGGTGCGGGGTTGGAATGCATGTTGATTACGGGATCGTTACGCCTTGCGTTTTAACCGGCTGATCGAGCATCCAGTTGCCTTTGTTCATTTCGTTCAGGAAAGTCTTGGTACGGTACACCGTGGGCCGCAACACCTTTTTCGGATGCGTGGCCAGCCAGTGCTGCCGCGTTTGGGTATAGGCGGAGATCCATGCTTTTTCATCGCCACCACGCAGGGGCGTCCGCTCCGCGAACCGCGCGCGCAGAAATCCCGGAACGGTGCCGGAATGGATGAAACTGTCGTAAATCACCAGCAAGCTCAAAGGCAATGCAAACTGTTCGGCGAGGAAAAAGTGCATGGCCGGGGCGAAATACAGGATCTCGAAAGTTTCATCCTGCGCCTGGCGCATCAGCGGGTCTTGCTGGGCACTCACTTTCAGGAGGCGCTTGAATTCCTTGTCGTCTACCAGCGGCACCGTCCCGATCTTGGGCAGGTACTGCCGGAAAGCGTCCGCGAACATACCGTTCAGGTCTATGTATCGCCCGATGAGATTGCGGAGATTCCCCTGCTCGGTGGTCTGGCTGCGGCCATAGGTGATCTGGCGCGAGCCGTGCCGCCCGTCGGGGAAAATGGCGATCGCGTCGTATTCGCCTTCGGCCGATCCCGTTTCGAACACGTTCACGATGGCAATGATCTTCTGTTTGATAGCTGGAGTAATCATGATGAAATTATTGATGGGTTATTTTCCTTCTTTTTCCAGTTCGCGCTTCACGCCGCGCAACACGTCTGCATGCCCGATCTGGGGGCTCCCCCTGTCCAGCGCCTGCAAACACACATATTGCACCACGTTCAGTATGTGCGACCCCGTTAGCTCGAACTGCTCCGCGATCGCCTTGAGGTCCACATCTTTCTGCAGCTTCGCCGCCGCCGGGAACGCTTTCTTCCACAACAGCAACCGGTCTTCCGCCCGTGGCGGCGGGAAATAAATGATGGAATTGAACCGGCGGATGAACGCATCGTCCATATTGTTCTTGAAGTTGGACGCCAGGATCGTGAGGCCGGCGTGGCTTTCGATCCGCTGCAACAAATACGACACTTCCTGGTTGGCGTACTTGTCGTGCGCATCCCTGACGCCGGTCCGCTTGCCGAACAGGGCGTCGGCTTCGTCGAAAAACAGGATCCACGATTTATCCTCCGCCTTGTCGAACAACGCGGACAGGTTCTTTTCCGTTTCTCCGATGTATTTGGACACTACCGACGACAGGTCTACCCGATACACATCGCGCCCCGTGTATTTGCCGAGGAGCGTGGCGGTGAGGGTTTTGCCCGTTCCCGGCGGACCGTAAAACAAGGCCCTGTATCCGGGTTTCAGTTTCCTGCCCATGTTCCAGTCCTGCATCAGCGCGCCCTGGTGCGTGATCCAGCTTTCCAGTTCGCGGATCTGGGAGCGCACGCCGTCGGGCAGCACGAGATCGTCCCATTCCAGCAGCGTTTCGATGTATTCTGCGGGGAATTGCATGCTGAGTTTCGGGCGGGCGATCCGGCCGGTCATGAACACTTCCGCATATTCCGGGTCGGCCATGAGTCGGCCGCTGAGCGCGGGTTCCCCGGCGCGGACGGGCTCCAGCGACAATATCCGGCTCCTGAACAGATAGCTGCCATCCCCGAAAAGCGGCAGCAGCCTGAGCCTTAGCCCGGCGTCGTTGCCGGCGAGGAGGAACATGGCCGTTTCTCCGGTCGGTAAAGTACCGCGGTGATGATTGCCTTTCATGCCGCCGAATTCCGGGAATTCGCCGCCCTGCGGGAGGTACGATTGCACGATGTTATCGAAGAAACCCGCTACCACGCCGGGCGCCAGGGCACAGGCGAGCAGCAGCAGTTCTTCGGAGGCGAGCTCCGCATGGCGGACGTACCGTGCAAATGAGCTGTCGTCGCTTTCCGCGGGCACGGGCGCATCGGGACGGGTGAAGGGGGTTTGGCGGAAGTGGTTTTCCAGCCGCGCGAGGGTAAAGGCTTTGAGGAATTCGAGGGTATGAACGAGGAAGGGTTCCTGCAGGCCATTGCCGGAAGCGCGCGGGGGTTTTATGTTGGATGTTTTAAGCATATGCGGTTCCTCCGTCTTCTGATGGGTTTGCGGGCCGTTCCGGGAAATCGCCCGGCTCTCGCTGCGGTGTGGGGAAATCACCCAGTTCCACCTTGCAAAGCTCGATGCCCGGGTCGTCGTAAATAACGGATACGTTGGATTGGGGGATGCGCAGCATGATGGCCACCTGTTCGCGGAATAAATTGAAATGCCGCAGGCGCGCCGCTTCCGCGGGATTGTTCATGATGCCGCCCCCTACGTCGCGGAAGCCTCTGCGGCCGCCGGTGGCGTAGTTCGTACCGTTGGTGGTAAAATATTCTTCGGCGTTGCCGATCATATGACCGAATTCGTGGGTGATGTCTGTCCTGTCTGCCGTTCCCCAATCCGTCATGCTCGACGTTCCGCCTACGCCGGCCCGCCCGCCGGTAGTGCCGCCGGCGCCTTGCGGGTTGATGGAATAATGCGCGTCGGCTGCTCTCCGCTGCCATTGAATATCCACATGGATGGGCATTTTGCAGGGGCCGAGCCTTGGTTGCACGGGCTGTATCCGCAGGTACATATGGTTGCTCCACCTGCTCTCGATCGCCGCGGCCCAGGCTCTTTGTACAGCAGGCGTGGCCGTGGAATGGAGGCGCATGATGAGATTGGCCCGTCCGCGCAGCGCGTCCAGCACAATGTTGAATCTCGATGTCCAGTTGAAAGTACCGTTCCAGGCGGCGTAAGCGGCAGGTGCACCGGAAATGGTTTCCGTCCGGGCTTCAGACACCTCGCGCGATTGCCGCAGGCGGAACGGCCATTGGTAGCGTTGGATTTTTTTACGTGCCAGCGTACCGCGCTGCTGTACCACATGCGTGAGCTCGTGCGCCAGCAATTGGCGGCCGGCATGGCTGTGGGGCGCGTATTCCCCATCGTTGAAGAAAATATCGTTGCCGGTGGTGAAGGCCCTGGCGCTGAGGTTCCTGCTGAGCTGGCCGGCGTCTCCGCCGGCATGCACGCGCACATTCCCGAAATCGCTGCCGAAGCGGTTTTCCATGAACCCGCGCGTTTCGGCGGGCATGGGCTGTCCGCCGCCGCGCATGCCATTGATGGCGCTTTCCGTTCCCGCGCCCACGGCGGGCGCCGGCGTGTCTCCGGAACGGTGGGCCTCTTCTTCCCCTTCGCAGGCCGCGCATTTGCGTTGCGCAGCGGGCACCGTCACCGGCGTGATCCGGTCGGCCAGGGGCATGCGGTGCAACTTTTCGTCTTCCTGCTCACAGGCGGCGCATTTCCGCTGCACGGAAACGCCGGCTCCGCCGAAAGTGGCCTGGGGCGCGGGCATCCGCATCACATGGTCGGCCATCGCGTCTGCCTCTTTCTCATGTGCGTCTCCCGGCTCGTTGACGGCGAGCTTGGCCTGGAAGAACGGCATCCCGCGCGGAGCGGCGGCATGAGCGGCCGCCGGGGTCGCGCTTCTTTCCTTTTTCATCCGGATGCATTTTAAGTTTCGTCAAAAGCCGCACGCCACATGGGCGCGCGGCTTCATGAGTCCTCCTGTGATAAAAGGGCGCCGGCATATCCGCCAGCCTTCCCTCCTATTTTTTCTTTCTGCGCAGCAGCAGGAACAGAATGATGATGATCAGCAACAACAGCAGCCAGATCAGCCACTGCGGCAGCCCCATCACCGATCCCGGCTCCTTGCCCGCGTTTTCGAGCTTGCCGGTATAGATTTCGTGGCCCGCCACAACGAGTTTCGTTTCCTCTTCGATCTTTCCACCGAAGGTGATCGTATAACTACCGTCCTGATGGTCTACCACACTTTGAATGGTAATGTTGGGATTGGATACGGAGAAAGCGCTTCCCATGGCCGGGCCCAGATACATTCCGTAGCTCGTGATCGGTCGGAAAGTCATCACCAGCGTACCATTTACGATTTGCGTCACCACGTTGGACGCTGCCATGTCAACATCCCCGAAAGCCACATACACCGCTTCGGTGAACGTGCGCTCCAGTTTGCCCATGGCAGGTGTTTCCGCCGTAACGAAATACACGATCTGGTACACGCCGGAAACATTCAGGCTGTCGAAAGTGCCTTCATATTTACCATCGGCCACGTGGCTGAGGGTTACGATATTGCTGTTGCCTTTGAACTGGGCGCGGAAGGCGGAATCCTTCATCAGCTCTTCCCATTTCTGCACGCCGGGCGAAGTGGAATCAGCCGCGTTGGGTTTGATGATGAGCGCATTGCGCGCCAGTACGTCTCCCACGTCTTTTCCTGGCCCGATCACCGCTGCTTTAACGATGGCGCCGGTCAGCGGAATCTGCAGGCGTGTGAGGTTTACGGTCAGCTTCAGCTGGTTCTTCACGCGGGGGGCTTTGGGAGCGAAGGAACTGGTAATATCCACATAATGGTCGTCTGCCACTACATTGAGGCCCAGGCGAAGGGATTTCGGAACGTTGGCCGCAACATGGG
Proteins encoded in this region:
- a CDS encoding M1 family metallopeptidase, with amino-acid sequence MKRILGPVVLFLLGTAAANAQTDRWQQRVKYKMDIAMDVKAHRFTGKQQLAYTNNSPDTLFRVFYHLYWNAFQPGSMMDQRSQELGKKIVGKDAQGNNRHDWDARVTDRISRLTPDEIGYQKVLSLKMDGRQQAWKTEETILVVQLDKPILPHSTVTFDMEFEAQVPVQIRRSGRNNKEGVDYSMAQWYPKMCEYDYEGWHPTPYIAREFYGVWGDYDVKISIDRKFVLAGTGYLQNPNSIGYGYETPGAKVTRASGNTLTWHFIAPNVHDFVWAADPDYKHINKKVDNFTAHFFYLENETTRETWPKLAEMIPAAYAYIKKHYGEYAWDQYSFIQGGDGGMEYPMATLIMGNGKIDGLYGVAIHEWMHSWYQGMLATNESLYPWMDEGFTTFAEDNTIGETIDSLKGKWHHEGSYNNYFMLVRRGFEEPISTHSDHYNTNFGYSISSYSKGAVFLEQLGYVIGAANRDAGLHRYYRDWRFKHPNAKDFVRVMEKESGLQLDWYLQYMMNTTRHINYGLDSVYESNGKTIIVIRNAGDFPMPIDLMVEMKDGRKELHYIPLTLMFGIKPAEDESVQRIVHDGWKWTQPSYRVELNHPLSQLQSVEIDPSQRLADIDRSNNKAVSR
- a CDS encoding DUF4157 domain-containing protein — its product is MHSNPAPHIGQVHPGNQPAQERAESTGHEERPFFGGMPVQAKLEVSPPDDPHEREADAVADVVMRSPDPSAPPEMPGGGAGDFVQREYSGAPAMAVQRSCATCDAEDMVQRSSYGGGSLDVVQRKCAACEAEEEKPVQRKCASCEQEDMVQRSAYSGGSGDAIQRKCAACGLDDQPVQRKCDACEKEEIVQRSPYSSVTGGNLIQRECDECKIGEASKEETEEDTSTEEPENDEAAGITPGKDVADETVSPKAAPGGAWSVGAGFESGLRSTKGGGQPLPQDVRSGMEQRFAQDFSHVRVHQGTNASSLAASINAQAFTHGSDIYFNQNKFDGRSSSGKRLLAHELTHVVQQTGSSAIQPKIQRLGKWAHNEIQTVMRGKDGDLITEAGVPGATRTGVGLNRAGYADLYKSDGHVVSGVRAKIHGEDDVPLKVKYSYEGFQKGGVKYLEMKQRSNQIKIGPRYDTKTDTWDWKPNFPAKFQIGEIKPLFLFDFPGSKDTIGGGFDQQSHYINGFTAFVAQVHKDVGSPAPASISGSPMNLDPLIPDALNYRKFDSEYTKAGAGAVLKKDTSQRIWLYNMGHGIAVYFIIQHPYTKSNYPEAADAQLQQLDPLLKDLRKKKPTMNAALGPKRIQRQGEPKTDWKAAGKAWEDKRQVWVTGKSGKEKPKKFLKEEAKGVLKRGKVDKKLGIKSTADTTKKFKQAKDIRFWSGFRGRIFGALRFKFGQTFDKIEEFFHKIREKFRKHREKAAEHQKTEGTFDGWKKTATKVIIRLAAAIFKEMIASAFQSFVNCMNSILGVIVNKYEKGLEEKADELTKELQPQCCQIMSFKEKFDKEIEKHEATIKEFTDTVDKIREWQEILSKVEIAVRLGVQIASCGLPPGLGCLWGLVAQLGIEAGLNLLMRTDYFENDIAKPAAAALMDAIVGEKLHNFMIDTLEGTPLKPYLAEAAECKRMVKGKGGGGGVGAIGANAGKINPNDPKWVKARQEWEAEHKDEILAELNKVFEQGDKPMTAEDYKTIVEAMNKSGLKPEELKRRIENAKAGEKIDLAKALKNVKRKINYDNAKKANQGYQKAIGWDPNIFQPGATDAGSEEFANAVYDLQESLGIHADGKAGGGTTQKVYDKKGLEKDGVYEKAKAVEAFEKAERERKAQEKLDDEARKKLEEFYKLPAVKAAMEKEFPTDEALKKDLDSVDWKLVDKNGIRILERSYGALFVAKTTGGSRLGAAAKVANIEKEGQTVKVVVDLTKFLLLDTTKSVQIDDETDTNESLNVHRTLAEGSPPLLVYHIFSGEKAGDKVNMVASFAFWRFPDFDGR
- a CDS encoding chitosanase, which gives rise to MITPAIKQKIIAIVNVFETGSAEGEYDAIAIFPDGRHGSRQITYGRSQTTEQGNLRNLIGRYIDLNGMFADAFRQYLPKIGTVPLVDDKEFKRLLKVSAQQDPLMRQAQDETFEILYFAPAMHFFLAEQFALPLSLLVIYDSFIHSGTVPGFLRARFAERTPLRGGDEKAWISAYTQTRQHWLATHPKKVLRPTVYRTKTFLNEMNKGNWMLDQPVKTQGVTIP
- a CDS encoding ATP-binding protein; its protein translation is MLKTSNIKPPRASGNGLQEPFLVHTLEFLKAFTLARLENHFRQTPFTRPDAPVPAESDDSSFARYVRHAELASEELLLLACALAPGVVAGFFDNIVQSYLPQGGEFPEFGGMKGNHHRGTLPTGETAMFLLAGNDAGLRLRLLPLFGDGSYLFRSRILSLEPVRAGEPALSGRLMADPEYAEVFMTGRIARPKLSMQFPAEYIETLLEWDDLVLPDGVRSQIRELESWITHQGALMQDWNMGRKLKPGYRALFYGPPGTGKTLTATLLGKYTGRDVYRVDLSSVVSKYIGETEKNLSALFDKAEDKSWILFFDEADALFGKRTGVRDAHDKYANQEVSYLLQRIESHAGLTILASNFKNNMDDAFIRRFNSIIYFPPPRAEDRLLLWKKAFPAAAKLQKDVDLKAIAEQFELTGSHILNVVQYVCLQALDRGSPQIGHADVLRGVKRELEKEGK
- a CDS encoding DUF4157 domain-containing protein; protein product: MKKERSATPAAAHAAAPRGMPFFQAKLAVNEPGDAHEKEADAMADHVMRMPAPQATFGGAGVSVQRKCAACEQEDEKLHRMPLADRITPVTVPAAQRKCAACEGEEEAHRSGDTPAPAVGAGTESAINGMRGGGQPMPAETRGFMENRFGSDFGNVRVHAGGDAGQLSRNLSARAFTTGNDIFFNDGEYAPHSHAGRQLLAHELTHVVQQRGTLARKKIQRYQWPFRLRQSREVSEARTETISGAPAAYAAWNGTFNWTSRFNIVLDALRGRANLIMRLHSTATPAVQRAWAAAIESRWSNHMYLRIQPVQPRLGPCKMPIHVDIQWQRRAADAHYSINPQGAGGTTGGRAGVGGTSSMTDWGTADRTDITHEFGHMIGNAEEYFTTNGTNYATGGRRGFRDVGGGIMNNPAEAARLRHFNLFREQVAIMLRIPQSNVSVIYDDPGIELCKVELGDFPTPQREPGDFPERPANPSEDGGTAYA